From a region of the Alnus glutinosa chromosome 1, dhAlnGlut1.1, whole genome shotgun sequence genome:
- the LOC133858437 gene encoding uncharacterized protein LOC133858437 isoform X2, whose translation MAAMLRSARGSMSCVLGLRRLSHAMALPPPLDGVIHRGVTSPPCVLPEFDQNCDDNNNNIGFGLGFSNFPYGGSMELMAVPKKKTSPHKRGIRNGPKALKPIPVIMRCNLAQLAFPDKQMNLGNLASGYDWRIFII comes from the exons ATGGCGGCGATGCTAAGGAGCGCCAGGGGGAGCATGAGCTGCGTGTTAGGGCTTCGGAGGTTGAGCCACGCCATGGCCCTGCCTCCGCCGTTAGATGGGGTCATTCACCGCGGGGTCACATCTCCACCGTGCGTTTTGCCTGAGTTCGATCAAAACTGTgacgacaacaacaacaacatcgGATTCGGATTGGGGTTCTCGAATTTTCCTTATGGTGGATCTATGGAGCTTATGGCTGTTCCCAAAAAGAAG ACTTCTCCCCATAAGAGAGGCATAAGAAATGGACCAAAGGCTTTAAAACCTATTCCTGTGATAATGCGGTGCAA TTTAGCTCAGCTTGCCTTTCCGGACAAACAAATGAATCTTGGAAATTTGGCTTCCGGTTATGATTGGAGGATTTTCATAATTTAA